A stretch of DNA from Shewanella sediminis HAW-EB3:
TGACGATACAGCCCATGCCGATGACGGCGCAATCGCCTATGGTGACGCCATCGACGATGCCAACCTGCGCGCCTATCCAGACATCTTTGCCTATGACGACCCCCTCAGAGGTGACACTTTGCTGGTAGATAGGTTGATCCGGGTGCATTCCATGGTTGAAGGCGTAGATGGTGACGTTATTGGCGATACGGGTCTGGTCGCCTATGGTGATGCCGGCGCGGCCGCCGTCCAGGGAGCAGCCGTGGTTGATTGCAACCTCATCGCCTAAGGTGATGGGACCATGGAGAAAGCTGTCGGCGGCTATCATACATAGATCGCCTATCTGGATACCTCTTCCCGGTTCGGCGAACAGATTGATCTCGGGAGCGATGAAACAGTTCTCTCCGAATGAGACGGTCTCCAATGCCATAAAGTCGGCCTGAACCTGCTCCTGCCAAGGCTTCGCCCAGTTCAGAAGCTTAGGTTTGAGACTGAAATAGAGCCAGGGCATATGAGATAGTCGTTTCTTATGCTGGCTCTGATAGTCGGGAGTATTCAAGATGTTACCTTTAATTAACCGACACACCGGATTTAATCTCATGTACCAGAATGCGTTCATCGATGACATGCCAGAGAATATCGAGATCAAACAGGGCGACCTGATAAAGCTTAGGATCGGCTTTTGACTTCTTATAAGCCGGGCGGGGATCTTGTGCCAACACCCCAATGATAAGCTCCTCGAGGCGTGGATACTGCTCCAACTTGCTGTAACCCAGCAGCTGCGCTTTGGCTTCTTGGGTAAACGATACATCAATCAAATGTGGCGCTTCGTGTGCGATGCCGCCCAACGCATCGGGCTGAGAGTCAGAGAAGGGGATATAGGGTTTAATATCGATAATCGGTGTGCCATCGAGTAGATCCATACCTGAGATCTCTAAGATAACGCTGCCCTTCTTTTGATGGATCTTATGCAGCTTAACCACCGACTGACCAATACCATTGGGTCTGAAGGTCGAGCGGGTAGCAAAGACCCCCAGTTTTTCATTGCCTCCGAGGCGAGGCGGTCTGACGGTGGTCTTCCAGCCCTGAGACAGATTTTCATGAAAAGAGAAGAGTAACCAGAGGTGAGAGTACTGCTCTAATCCCCTTACGGCATCGATATGATTATAGGGGGCTTGCAGCTCGACGAAGCCCCGGGCCGAAGGCACGAGCCCGGGCTGTCTCGGAATGCCGAATTTTTGCTTATAGGGAGTGCGGCAGAAGGCCACCGCCTCAATTTGACAGTTAAAAGTCATATTTTTACAGATCACAGTGTTGGACTAAGAATGCATCGAATCGGTTTTGGACCGGCTCAATTATTTGTCTGTTTCAGGTGTCTTAATCGCTTGTCCTACGCAGATAGCTCTGCTGATACACGCCTGACTTTTCTCTTCGAATACCATACACTTCTTGATTAGAATCGCATTGGCACCTTTATCGGCGGCGGCCCTTCTGGCAAGAGTGCGAGCCTCACTTATCGAGGCGGGGGCGTCGTTGACGCTCTCCTGGCAAGTTTCACCTTCGACTAAGCCGATAATCTCGTAAGGCACTGAGGGATGGGTATTGCCTTCAAACACGGCGACATCCGATGCTTTAAAGTAATCGTCGATAGCTTCACCATCGAGGTTAGTATTGAACTTATAGTCGCCGGCACATGCGCTGAGAAGTAAAACTAAGGGGGCAATCAAAAGCGTTTTCATAATTCAGGCCTGTCATTATAAACGTGGGTTGGAAGCTGCATTTTGGCAATTTATGATTTTAAATCATTAAGATCGGAGTCAAACAAGCGCTTAACCTGTTAAGACTCCTTCGAGGTAGAATTCTATCGCTTTAGGTACTTTTGATAAAGCTGTTGTTGCCGATTATTTAGATCGACGTCCCTGCCATCGATATAGACCTTTTCGATCTTAGTCACCATAGGGTCGAGAATGTCGCCACCTGAGATAACCAGATTGGCTCTATACCCGACGGCGATAGCGCCCATATCCTCTACACCTAATATCTTAGCCGCATCGAGTGTGATACTTTTAAGGGCGTCTTCCCTGCTCAGCCCGTACGCGACCGTTTGTCCTGCTGCCAAGGGTAAATTTCGGCTGTTCCAGTCAGATGAGAAACCCAATGCAAATGGGACCTGCGCCTGTTTGAGCAGGGCGGGGATTTTAAAGCTCATCTCTATGGGCTCATCTTTACGCATCGGCAAGCTTAGAGTTCGAGTATAGATCACTTTTGCCTCTATCTCGTTTAAAAGTTCCGCGAGTCGCCAGGCGTCATATCCGCCAACGATAATTAACTTAAATTGATAGCGTTTTGCCAGAGCGGCGGCTTCCTCTATCTGTTTTTGCGTGTTGGCGTGCACAAACAGCTGAGCCTCTCCCCGATAGAGCGGCAGCATTGATTGCCAGCGCATATCGAGCTTACTCTTAGTCTCGGCTTTATGGGCCAGATAGTAGCGATAACCGTCGGTGAATGCGTCCGATATCTGAGATACCCGATCTTGGTAATCTTTTCTTTGTTCCTCTCTTTTTTTCGTATCACTGGGTAGAGGTTTGAGTCTGGGCCAATAGAGGTGAAAGGCTGTCTGTGTCGGCACAATCGCCTCTTCGACGGTCCAACTATCCAGCGATACCAGA
This window harbors:
- a CDS encoding acyltransferase yields the protein MRLNPVCRLIKGNILNTPDYQSQHKKRLSHMPWLYFSLKPKLLNWAKPWQEQVQADFMALETVSFGENCFIAPEINLFAEPGRGIQIGDLCMIAADSFLHGPITLGDEVAINHGCSLDGGRAGITIGDQTRIANNVTIYAFNHGMHPDQPIYQQSVTSEGVVIGKDVWIGAQVGIVDGVTIGDCAVIGMGCIVTKDVPDYAIVAGNPARVIGDRREKV
- the tsaA gene encoding tRNA (N6-threonylcarbamoyladenosine(37)-N6)-methyltransferase TrmO, whose protein sequence is MTFNCQIEAVAFCRTPYKQKFGIPRQPGLVPSARGFVELQAPYNHIDAVRGLEQYSHLWLLFSFHENLSQGWKTTVRPPRLGGNEKLGVFATRSTFRPNGIGQSVVKLHKIHQKKGSVILEISGMDLLDGTPIIDIKPYIPFSDSQPDALGGIAHEAPHLIDVSFTQEAKAQLLGYSKLEQYPRLEELIIGVLAQDPRPAYKKSKADPKLYQVALFDLDILWHVIDERILVHEIKSGVSVN
- the rcsF gene encoding Rcs stress response system protein RcsF, whose translation is MKTLLIAPLVLLLSACAGDYKFNTNLDGEAIDDYFKASDVAVFEGNTHPSVPYEIIGLVEGETCQESVNDAPASISEARTLARRAAADKGANAILIKKCMVFEEKSQACISRAICVGQAIKTPETDK
- a CDS encoding amidohydrolase family protein, whose translation is MINGHIKIGSSLSGVLKNSLALPFVMLSTFIMPVQAHDILPAPVQTSAILFKHATIHTAVDGVKADSDLLIEDGNIMAIGKELVAPEATVYDASGKHIYPGLIALDTSLGLVEVEMMRPSNDSHEVGEINPQLEALTAFNPDSEIIPTVRVNGISHAQIVPRGESLAGQSALVSLDSWTVEEAIVPTQTAFHLYWPRLKPLPSDTKKREEQRKDYQDRVSQISDAFTDGYRYYLAHKAETKSKLDMRWQSMLPLYRGEAQLFVHANTQKQIEEAAALAKRYQFKLIIVGGYDAWRLAELLNEIEAKVIYTRTLSLPMRKDEPIEMSFKIPALLKQAQVPFALGFSSDWNSRNLPLAAGQTVAYGLSREDALKSITLDAAKILGVEDMGAIAVGYRANLVISGGDILDPMVTKIEKVYIDGRDVDLNNRQQQLYQKYLKR